One Planctomycetota bacterium genomic window, CCTCAAAATAATTATTCAACAAAGCAGGGGCACCCCATTATCGGGAGTCCCCGTAGGGGGGTCATGAAGCGATTTTCTTGTTATATCTATTCATGGCGATAATGACAAATTATTGACCACATCAGGAATAATTAGTATATTATTATAAGCGGTTTGGGAAATGATTTTTGATAAAATCTCAATTAGCTATATAAATAAAAATGCTTAAACGTTTAATTGTTATTGGTTTGTTATTAACCGCGCTTGCCTCAAGCGGATGCTGGCTGTTTTTCAAGCCTAAAACTGAGACCCCGCCGCCGCCCAAGGCATTGGACCAGGCAGGATTAAGCGAGCAAAAACGAGCTCTTTATTCGGAAGACCCGGAATACCGGGCTCTGGCGGCAAACGCCCTGATTGAACGCGGCGATAAGCGGGCAATGCAAACGCTGTCAGATGCTTTGCGGACGGCCAAAGATGAAGTAGTCGTTTCTATATTAAAAGTGCTGACCAGGCGCCCGGAAATAAGGCTGATAGAGCCGCTTATTGACATACTGGAAACGAGAAACCCCGCTCTCCAACCGCTTATTTTCGAAGTGATAAAGTATTATGACCGTCCTGTTTTGATTCCCGATTTACTGGAGAGGCTCAGGCATAAAAATAAGACAATTGAGGCTAAGAATAACGTGGTCAAGGCGCTGGGCAAGGCGACCAGCAAGGATGAGGTCGAGCCTTTAATCAATTATTTCGGGACTCATGACGGCAAGCTTGATGAGGAAATCAATAAGACCCTGGAGCAGATTACGCTCCAGCGTTATAAGACCAAGGAAGAATGGCAGGAATGGTGGAGCGTTTACAAGGATAAACCGCGCGAAGTCTGGCTGGATGAAGCAGTCATAAAATATCAGAAGCTGATTGCGGAAAAGGATGCAAAAATAGATAAGATTATGACCGAGCTGGTGGGCATTAAGATAAACCAGCTTAATATCAGGTTGGAACAGGCCCGGAAAGGTCCCACGCAGGATGTCCTGGCGATTCTGTTCGGGGCGCTTACCGACAGCCTCTGGCAGGTGAAGAAATACGCGGTCGAGCAGTTTAAGACTGTACCGCAGGAATCTTTTAAGGATGTATTGCCCAAGCTGGCTGAAATGATAAACGCTCCGGAAGACGAATTGAGGACGACGGTAATCACCATGCTGGGAGAACTCGGCGGGGAAAACGAATTGCCTGCTCTTGTTAAAATCTTGGAGAATCCCAAGGAAAAAGACGCCATGCGGATAATCGCGGCGAACGCTTTGGGCAGGTTGGCCAACCAGAAGGCAACCGCTCCTTTGACCGGACAATTGAAAGGGAATTCACAGGCTCTGATCTTAGCGGTGATTGAGGCACTCGGCAAGATAAAGGACGGTTCAGCCGTTCCCGCACTGGTCATATGCCTGGAAGATAAAGCTAAAACTGACGATGTGCACAGGGATGTTATCGAATCGCTCGGAGAGATAAAAACTCCTTATGCGGTGGAAGTGATTATACAATACGCTTCGGACATCCGCGACCGTATACGCTGGACGGTGGCGAGCAACCTGGGAAAAGTGATGACAAATACCGCAATAGCTCCATTGTCAAAACTTTTGGAAGACCAGTTTGACGATATCCGCCAGACCAGTGCCGAATCCATGGGTAATCTTGGGATGGAAGAAGGCGCCCAGTATTTAATCAAAGCCCTTTTTAACGACAAGGATCCGCGCGTCCGGGAGCTTTCCGCGGTCGCGTTGGGTAAAATCAAAAGCGCCCTGTCGCTTTCCAGTATCATACCGGCGCTCTCCGATGCAAACGAGAAGGTGGCTAATGCCGCCTGGAATACCATCGTTATCACAATCAATTCTGACGTGAAGCTGTTGGCTGATATCGCCGGTCAGCTGGCCGGCGCAAAACACCTGTCGAGAGCCGCGGAACTTTATAAAAAAGCCGTGGAGACATCTAATGAAGAGGCTCATGTAAAGGCGCTCCTGGAAATCTACAAGGAATTAAAACAGGTGGATGGGACGGCCAAGATGTATGCGAACTTAATCGCACGGCAGGTTAAGAACTCATCTCCATGGCGCGACCTGAAAGTTGAGCTGGTTAATTTTCTATATGAAAATAAAGAATACGCTAAGGTTCTTGAAGAAGTCAAGGAGCCTCTGGCCGACCCGAACATTCCCCAGAATACAGCCGAACAGTTGCAAAAGCTGAAAACCGAAAGCGAAAAAGCGCTGAAAGACGCGAAGCCCCCGGAGTAAAATATGCTTTCATACCAGACGGCCGGAGAATCACACGGGAAATATCTCGTCGCGTTGATTCAGGGCTTGCCGGCGGGCTTATCCGTAAACTTAAATCTTATCAAATCCGAGCTCAAAAGGCGCAGGGACTGCATCGGGAGAAGCAAGAGGTCGCAAAGCGAACCGGACCGGTTTGAAATAGTTACCGGATTAAGAAAAGGGAAGACCATCGGCGCGCCCCTGACCATATTAATCCCGAACAAAAAACCAAAGACAGATTCCATGCCGCCTTTGACGCGTTTAAGGCCGGGGCATATTGATATCGCGGCCGCGGCGAAGTTCGGCGCCAAAGACGTCCGCGATTTCACTGAGCGGGCAAGTGCCCGCGAGACCGCGGTGCGCGTTGCCGCCGGCGCAATCGCCAAAATGTTGCTTGCCGAATTCGGAATCGAAATCGCCGGTTATGTCAATGAAATCGGCGGGGTTATGCTGTGCCCTTTATTCCCGTCATTCAACAATGCCGCCGAATTGAGAAGGCGGTTAATCCCCGAAATATACGGGCTGGATAAAGAGGCGTGTTTACAGGCCATCAAGAAAATAAATGAGGCCGGAAGAAAAGGCGACACGCTCGGAGGCATTTTCACGGTCGTCGGGTTTAATGTTCCGGCAGGGCTTGGTTCGCACAGCCAGTGGAATTTAAGGATAGACAGCAGATTGGCGGCCGCGGTAATGGCGATACCCGCGGTTAAGGGAGTGGAACTCGGGCTCGGATTCGGATACAGCCGGGTTGCCGGCACCGGCGCCCATGATCTCATATACTTTAACGGCAACAAGCCTCTTTTCAATAAAGGAGGCG contains:
- a CDS encoding HEAT repeat domain-containing protein; amino-acid sequence: MLKRLIVIGLLLTALASSGCWLFFKPKTETPPPPKALDQAGLSEQKRALYSEDPEYRALAANALIERGDKRAMQTLSDALRTAKDEVVVSILKVLTRRPEIRLIEPLIDILETRNPALQPLIFEVIKYYDRPVLIPDLLERLRHKNKTIEAKNNVVKALGKATSKDEVEPLINYFGTHDGKLDEEINKTLEQITLQRYKTKEEWQEWWSVYKDKPREVWLDEAVIKYQKLIAEKDAKIDKIMTELVGIKINQLNIRLEQARKGPTQDVLAILFGALTDSLWQVKKYAVEQFKTVPQESFKDVLPKLAEMINAPEDELRTTVITMLGELGGENELPALVKILENPKEKDAMRIIAANALGRLANQKATAPLTGQLKGNSQALILAVIEALGKIKDGSAVPALVICLEDKAKTDDVHRDVIESLGEIKTPYAVEVIIQYASDIRDRIRWTVASNLGKVMTNTAIAPLSKLLEDQFDDIRQTSAESMGNLGMEEGAQYLIKALFNDKDPRVRELSAVALGKIKSALSLSSIIPALSDANEKVANAAWNTIVITINSDVKLLADIAGQLAGAKHLSRAAELYKKAVETSNEEAHVKALLEIYKELKQVDGTAKMYANLIARQVKNSSPWRDLKVELVNFLYENKEYAKVLEEVKEPLADPNIPQNTAEQLQKLKTESEKALKDAKPPE
- the aroC gene encoding chorismate synthase, producing the protein MLSYQTAGESHGKYLVALIQGLPAGLSVNLNLIKSELKRRRDCIGRSKRSQSEPDRFEIVTGLRKGKTIGAPLTILIPNKKPKTDSMPPLTRLRPGHIDIAAAAKFGAKDVRDFTERASARETAVRVAAGAIAKMLLAEFGIEIAGYVNEIGGVMLCPLFPSFNNAAELRRRLIPEIYGLDKEACLQAIKKINEAGRKGDTLGGIFTVVGFNVPAGLGSHSQWNLRIDSRLAAAVMAIPAVKGVELGLGFGYSRVAGTGAHDLIYFNGNKPLFNKGGGLKRVTDNAGGIEGGITNGENIIIRAAVKPVPTLGKPLKTIDLATGKTSRARVESADICAAAPALVVAESAAAFELARAFLDKFGGDTVSQIKRHFGSA